Proteins found in one Pelotomaculum isophthalicicum JI genomic segment:
- a CDS encoding group II intron reverse transcriptase/maturase has translation MRFPWATHLIIGIIGSKQDAEKVKADVKEFLCQKLKLTLSDEKTKITNTEGMARFLGYDVTVSHSQDIKYNTKGIPARVYTGMVKLYVPHEKWVGKLQEYKAFKIETVDGKEKWKPVHRGPLTNKLDIDIISQYNAEIRGLYNFYRLASNASVIGKFAYIMEYSMYKTFGRKYEKSIRKIIRKYSRDGVFGVNYETKSGTKRCSFYNEGFEKQEAPIKDYNDTLPQYMKYDRFNSLSARLKAKKCECCGQLTDDLRIHHVRTLKDLTGKTSAERLMLQKRRKSLALCPECFHNREIK, from the coding sequence GTGAGATTCCCCTGGGCTACTCACCTTATCATCGGCATCATCGGAAGCAAGCAGGATGCGGAAAAGGTCAAAGCGGATGTAAAGGAGTTCCTGTGTCAAAAGCTAAAGCTTACCCTATCCGATGAAAAGACCAAAATCACAAACACGGAAGGTATGGCCAGATTTCTGGGATACGACGTAACGGTATCCCACAGTCAAGACATCAAATACAATACAAAGGGCATACCGGCAAGGGTCTATACGGGAATGGTGAAGCTCTACGTGCCGCACGAAAAATGGGTAGGAAAACTACAAGAGTACAAAGCTTTCAAGATTGAAACGGTAGATGGAAAGGAAAAATGGAAGCCTGTCCACCGTGGCCCGCTAACGAATAAGCTGGACATTGACATCATAAGCCAATACAACGCTGAAATCCGAGGACTTTATAACTTTTACAGGCTGGCATCCAATGCATCCGTCATCGGCAAATTCGCATATATCATGGAATACAGCATGTACAAAACCTTTGGCCGTAAATACGAAAAAAGCATAAGAAAAATCATTCGCAAGTATAGCCGGGATGGCGTGTTCGGGGTAAACTACGAGACGAAATCCGGCACAAAACGCTGTTCGTTTTACAACGAAGGTTTTGAGAAGCAGGAAGCACCTATTAAAGACTATAACGATACCCTGCCTCAATACATGAAATATGACAGATTTAACAGTCTGTCAGCAAGACTGAAAGCCAAGAAATGCGAGTGTTGCGGACAACTGACAGATGATTTGCGCATCCATCATGTAAGAACATTGAAGGACCTAACGGGTAAAACAAGTGCAGAAAGGCTTATGCTGCAAAAAAGGCGGAAATCGTTAGCTTTATGTCCAGAATGCTTTCATAATCGTGAGATAAAATAA
- a CDS encoding S-layer homology domain-containing protein encodes MQPGEKPDPDVPVNRETLARLAIQTMGLNNVARFSDIYVLDFQDAGDVSEHLRGHAALSVALGLIKPVEGKFEPKAVVTRAEAAETIVRLLKNGK; translated from the coding sequence ATGCAACCCGGGGAAAAGCCCGATCCGGATGTTCCTGTCAATCGCGAAACATTGGCCCGTTTAGCCATCCAAACCATGGGTCTTAACAATGTAGCCCGGTTTAGTGACATCTATGTGCTTGATTTTCAGGATGCCGGTGATGTTTCCGAACACTTGAGAGGACATGCCGCCTTGTCCGTGGCGCTCGGCCTAATCAAGCCGGTGGAGGGGAAATTTGAGCCCAAAGCCGTCGTGACCAGGGCCGAAGCGGCGGAAACGATTGTAAGGCTTTTGAAAAACGGCAAGTAG
- a CDS encoding BREX system ATP-binding domain-containing protein, protein MEPAVREEALESLRRGNPPPDLQALEAITVGEREGIWNFWRDHYLNDYIACGGSKVKFLTGKPGSGKTHALLLMLEEARRLGYVTFFTSARRVRLNKFDSIYQTVLDTVDAETLVTAYCDRVIGNLGYQPGQLEPGQDFFSWAQAQGRAADSLRREIQEKLDELYRDRKINHNFAMAFTQLCAHHLGSRRLADEQKEILQEWLKGRPLPARALKPLKIFTRVDKYNARHMMASFLHLLRLCGHRGLCVAVDDLSALLERGPEGRMLYGRSARNEVYESLRQLVDDFAGFEGAFFVFAGRSELIYDEKGGFKSYEALWMRIQNEVSGARPNKFADLFNQDLLVKEFFTAETCLELQQRLNETFGLGSCIRQEDFHYLVESVSMLSPVRRAVEAIVNYYDAGGERDGEFCSQTDH, encoded by the coding sequence GTGGAACCGGCAGTCAGAGAAGAAGCGCTGGAAAGCCTCCGACGCGGTAACCCGCCGCCGGATTTGCAGGCGCTTGAGGCAATCACGGTGGGCGAGCGGGAAGGGATTTGGAATTTCTGGCGGGACCACTACCTGAATGATTATATTGCCTGTGGCGGCAGCAAGGTGAAGTTTCTCACCGGAAAGCCGGGCTCGGGTAAGACACACGCCCTCCTCCTGATGCTGGAGGAGGCCCGGCGGCTGGGCTACGTCACCTTTTTCACGAGTGCCCGCAGAGTGCGCCTAAATAAATTTGACTCGATTTACCAGACCGTATTGGACACGGTGGATGCGGAAACCCTGGTGACAGCTTACTGTGATCGTGTGATAGGGAACCTGGGCTACCAGCCCGGGCAGCTTGAACCGGGACAGGATTTCTTTAGCTGGGCGCAGGCGCAGGGCCGGGCGGCGGACAGCTTGCGGCGCGAGATCCAGGAAAAGCTGGACGAGCTTTACCGGGACCGGAAAATAAACCACAACTTCGCAATGGCGTTTACCCAGCTCTGCGCCCACCACCTGGGCTCGCGCCGGTTGGCGGACGAGCAAAAGGAAATCCTGCAGGAGTGGCTGAAAGGCCGCCCCTTGCCGGCCAGGGCTTTAAAGCCTCTCAAAATTTTTACCCGCGTCGACAAATACAACGCCAGGCACATGATGGCGTCTTTCCTCCATTTGCTGCGCCTCTGCGGACACCGGGGGCTTTGCGTGGCGGTGGACGACCTGAGCGCCTTGCTGGAACGGGGGCCGGAAGGGCGAATGCTTTACGGCAGGTCCGCCCGCAACGAGGTCTACGAGAGTCTGCGGCAGCTCGTGGACGACTTCGCCGGATTCGAGGGGGCGTTTTTTGTCTTTGCCGGGCGGTCAGAGCTGATCTATGACGAAAAGGGAGGTTTTAAGTCCTATGAGGCGTTGTGGATGCGTATCCAGAACGAGGTCTCGGGGGCGCGTCCGAACAAATTTGCCGATCTTTTCAACCAGGATCTTCTGGTGAAAGAATTTTTTACTGCCGAAACCTGCCTGGAACTACAACAAAGGCTGAACGAAACTTTCGGTCTCGGCTCTTGTATCCGGCAGGAGGATTTTCACTACCTGGTGGAAAGCGTCAGCATGCTTTCACCTGTGCGGCGGGCGGTGGAGGCAATTGTTAACTATTACGATGCGGGAGGTGAACGGGATGGAGAATTTTGCAGCCAGACAGATCATTGA
- a CDS encoding BREX system ATP-binding domain-containing protein: MENFAARQIIEYLRSGVSSRNLSTIFSYGREAACERVGRELERVKRDGGAFSLVVKGNFGNGKTHFLNIIAHKAEEMNFAVSFVPLSKETPFDKLDRLYRRAAAGLYLPGCSQPGFVPLLEALQPDSGEADEMLNYTARNLHPKLEAVLRNYLDGSGDAYNQHILASDLAGDFVPNAQLKSIHRLNFGKSLSLTPFKIKENTFDYFRFLSRLIRAAGYAGWVILFDEFEQLMYLGITARANAYLNAARFMSPSFGLTGTYSVFSASSNLWSELIWKQKNSDYDVVPQKLAAKERQYDIPTVREVFGSFLKENLFLDTLSTFDIRRMLQAVRDQHALAYGWQAPDDISRATAGLPADRPLRTVIRAVVEFLDLQYLYGGRPEIAAALPDEILPGELPEDEREEQEKIQEQEHECL, from the coding sequence ATGGAGAATTTTGCAGCCAGACAGATCATTGAATACCTGCGTTCCGGAGTTTCCTCCCGAAACTTAAGCACCATTTTTTCCTACGGCCGGGAAGCCGCGTGTGAGCGAGTGGGGCGTGAACTGGAACGGGTGAAACGGGATGGCGGCGCCTTTTCCCTGGTGGTTAAAGGCAACTTCGGCAATGGTAAAACACATTTTTTGAACATTATCGCCCACAAGGCGGAAGAAATGAATTTTGCCGTCAGTTTCGTGCCGCTTTCCAAGGAAACTCCTTTCGATAAACTGGACCGCCTGTACCGCCGGGCGGCAGCCGGCCTGTACCTGCCGGGCTGCTCCCAACCCGGCTTTGTCCCCTTGCTGGAAGCGCTGCAGCCGGACAGCGGTGAAGCGGATGAGATGCTGAATTATACCGCGCGTAACCTGCACCCGAAACTTGAGGCCGTGCTGAGAAACTACCTGGATGGCAGCGGTGACGCTTACAACCAGCATATCCTGGCCAGCGACCTGGCGGGTGACTTCGTTCCCAACGCGCAGTTGAAATCCATCCACCGCCTGAACTTCGGGAAATCGCTGTCACTTACACCTTTTAAGATAAAAGAAAACACTTTCGATTACTTTCGCTTTCTATCCCGCTTGATCCGGGCCGCCGGTTATGCCGGGTGGGTGATTCTGTTTGACGAGTTTGAACAGTTGATGTACCTGGGCATCACGGCCAGGGCCAACGCCTACCTGAATGCCGCCCGTTTTATGTCACCATCTTTCGGCCTGACGGGAACTTATTCTGTATTTTCAGCCTCGTCCAACCTTTGGTCGGAATTGATTTGGAAACAGAAAAACAGCGACTATGATGTTGTGCCGCAAAAGCTTGCGGCCAAAGAGAGACAATATGACATTCCCACGGTGCGGGAAGTTTTTGGCAGTTTTTTAAAAGAGAACCTCTTTCTGGACACTCTCTCCACTTTCGACATCCGCCGCATGCTCCAGGCCGTTCGCGACCAGCATGCCCTGGCTTACGGCTGGCAGGCGCCGGACGACATCAGCCGGGCGACGGCAGGTCTTCCTGCAGACCGGCCCTTGCGTACGGTGATCCGGGCCGTGGTGGAGTTCCTGGACCTGCAATATCTCTACGGCGGCCGGCCGGAGATTGCGGCGGCGCTGCCGGATGAGATCCTGCCGGGGGAATTGCCGGAGGATGAGCGCGAAGAGCAGGAAAAGATTCAGGAGCAAGAGCACGAATGTCTATAG
- a CDS encoding DEAD/DEAH box helicase, giving the protein MHATALIDAFNEALAEEIAYLRNEGGRPLVVLDGVLVYRGQEGFLYAFELEVDAFLLDGTPVRLRYGSRETGGEVVTVRGSELTLALHENMGELLERAEVLCEPWFLLTALQERLRETPERNLRMAMAVLEKVPARRRSFVSLSAAAGAQDEALRLAGEREITFIWGPPGTGKTETLALIAKLFFEQGGRVLILSHANVAVDGAVLRAAARIGAPARSGLVARYGWARLPELRQSGLQASSQAAAGRPEMQERLRELEDERSELLAGLRAGGARGGRLTEVEQALRDIREALKEAAAHVCRAARVVGCTLSTAANDPVIYNEHYDFVLLDEASMAYIPQVFFAASLAGKKLVVSGDFRQLAPVALAGTPEVKRWLRRDIFEEAGITSTFENGQAPDIAVLRLQRRMHPSIAGFVNDFVYGGLLYNAPETSGRAALAAAGPCPGAALTLVDLSELPAFCYRHGSSRFNPLSAFLALTLAGQIRPGGLTVGLLTPYAAQARLLNALTAGFLGVTGARSEAAGLVAATVHRFQGAEQDAVVLDLVDSFPQRGPGGLLSRREGSAGQRLINVAVTRARGKLFVLACRDFLESRLPGDSAVCGLFRFIRENGRVIGGKELLANLPVHVTGEEMEIEWHAGRRPAMEAWEADVRHAASVQVDWPAAAGPPERLVVNALRRARAGGARLSLRAGRPSLFPPDLQPYAIKYTAAHTPLTAVDRDIFWYGSPWPGDDKVDRCSVRVAGEKVCRNLIYLLEMDLRGGFYRGRYAGLKAYVENRFTCPRCGAPLTVRSGTGGGHFLGCTAYPRCDLPVDKLTLEIIEDYLIAAGLTCPAGHLLKTVPSKHGPLAICSHNPACRCVYQVRDLL; this is encoded by the coding sequence TTGCACGCTACTGCATTAATCGATGCTTTCAATGAGGCGCTGGCGGAAGAAATAGCGTACCTGCGCAATGAAGGAGGCCGCCCCCTGGTGGTCTTGGATGGGGTGCTGGTTTACCGGGGCCAAGAAGGGTTTCTGTATGCCTTCGAGCTGGAGGTGGACGCTTTTCTCCTTGACGGTACGCCGGTGCGGCTGCGCTACGGCTCCCGCGAGACCGGGGGAGAGGTGGTGACTGTGCGCGGTTCAGAGTTGACCCTGGCGCTGCATGAGAACATGGGAGAACTCCTGGAGCGGGCCGAGGTGCTCTGCGAGCCCTGGTTTTTGCTGACCGCCCTGCAGGAACGGTTGCGCGAAACACCAGAGAGGAATTTGCGAATGGCCATGGCTGTGCTGGAAAAAGTACCGGCGCGCCGGCGGAGCTTCGTTTCGCTATCCGCCGCCGCAGGAGCCCAGGATGAAGCGTTGCGCCTGGCTGGCGAAAGGGAAATTACCTTTATCTGGGGACCGCCGGGCACCGGCAAGACAGAAACCCTGGCCCTGATCGCGAAGCTATTTTTTGAGCAGGGCGGACGGGTGCTGATCCTCTCTCATGCCAACGTAGCCGTGGATGGCGCGGTGCTGAGGGCGGCGGCCCGGATCGGGGCGCCGGCACGATCCGGTCTGGTGGCGCGTTACGGCTGGGCCAGGCTGCCGGAGTTACGGCAAAGCGGCCTGCAGGCCTCCAGCCAGGCTGCCGCCGGCCGCCCGGAAATGCAAGAGAGGCTTAGAGAACTGGAGGACGAGCGCAGCGAACTGCTGGCCGGGCTGCGCGCCGGCGGCGCCCGGGGCGGACGCCTGACCGAGGTGGAGCAGGCCTTGCGAGACATCAGGGAGGCCCTGAAAGAAGCAGCGGCGCATGTGTGCCGGGCAGCGCGGGTAGTCGGCTGCACCCTGTCCACGGCGGCCAACGATCCGGTGATTTACAACGAACACTACGACTTCGTGCTGCTGGATGAGGCCAGCATGGCCTATATTCCCCAGGTGTTTTTTGCCGCCTCCCTGGCGGGGAAAAAGCTGGTGGTGAGCGGCGACTTCCGCCAGCTGGCGCCGGTGGCGCTGGCCGGGACGCCGGAGGTAAAACGCTGGCTGCGGCGGGACATCTTTGAGGAAGCCGGGATAACGTCCACTTTTGAAAACGGGCAGGCGCCGGACATCGCCGTGCTGCGCCTGCAGCGACGAATGCATCCATCCATTGCCGGGTTCGTGAACGACTTTGTATACGGCGGGCTGCTTTACAACGCTCCGGAGACATCCGGACGCGCCGCGCTGGCCGCTGCCGGGCCATGCCCGGGAGCGGCGCTGACGTTGGTGGACCTGAGCGAGTTGCCCGCCTTCTGCTACCGGCACGGCTCTTCCCGCTTCAACCCTTTATCTGCTTTCTTGGCTCTGACGCTGGCCGGACAGATCAGGCCGGGCGGCCTAACGGTGGGCCTGCTTACGCCCTACGCGGCCCAGGCCAGGCTGCTAAACGCGTTGACGGCGGGATTTTTAGGAGTTACCGGCGCCCGTTCCGAGGCTGCCGGCTTGGTGGCCGCCACGGTGCACCGCTTTCAGGGAGCGGAGCAGGACGCGGTGGTGCTGGACCTGGTAGACTCCTTTCCCCAGCGCGGACCCGGCGGCCTGCTTTCCCGCCGAGAAGGGAGCGCGGGGCAGCGGCTGATTAACGTCGCCGTCACCAGGGCGCGGGGCAAGCTTTTCGTTCTGGCCTGCCGTGATTTTCTGGAGAGCAGGCTGCCAGGCGATTCTGCCGTGTGCGGACTTTTTCGCTTCATCAGAGAAAACGGCCGGGTGATCGGGGGCAAAGAACTCCTGGCCAACCTACCCGTCCACGTTACGGGCGAAGAAATGGAAATTGAATGGCATGCCGGGCGCCGGCCGGCCATGGAAGCCTGGGAGGCCGACGTCCGCCACGCGGCGTCCGTTCAAGTGGATTGGCCTGCCGCAGCCGGCCCGCCTGAGAGGTTGGTAGTGAACGCCTTGCGGCGGGCGCGAGCGGGCGGCGCCCGCCTTTCCCTGCGCGCCGGCCGGCCGTCGCTTTTTCCGCCAGACCTGCAGCCATACGCTATAAAGTATACCGCCGCACACACGCCACTGACGGCGGTGGACAGGGACATCTTTTGGTACGGCAGCCCCTGGCCGGGAGACGACAAAGTGGACCGCTGCAGCGTCCGGGTGGCGGGGGAGAAAGTGTGCCGTAACTTGATTTACCTGCTGGAGATGGATCTGCGCGGGGGATTTTACAGGGGGCGCTACGCCGGCCTGAAGGCATATGTGGAAAACCGGTTTACCTGCCCCCGCTGCGGTGCCCCGCTGACTGTACGCTCGGGAACCGGCGGCGGTCATTTTCTAGGCTGTACCGCCTACCCGCGCTGCGATCTTCCGGTTGACAAGCTTACGTTGGAAATTATAGAAGATTACCTGATTGCAGCCGGGCTGACCTGCCCGGCCGGCCACCTTTTAAAGACAGTTCCGTCAAAACACGGGCCCCTGGCAATCTGCTCCCACAACCCGGCCTGCCGCTGTGTTTATCAGGTGAGGGACCTGCTTTAG
- a CDS encoding type II toxin-antitoxin system Phd/YefM family antitoxin, translating into MLDNISISNIMNSLVPISRFNKGEANKIFEELRETGFKIVLKNNSPACILLTPEAYDQMLETIENYRLFIEAEKRMSSATAEDFIAADKAMQELGINDADLEDTDVELE; encoded by the coding sequence ATGCTTGATAATATTTCTATAAGTAATATTATGAATTCTCTTGTGCCCATTTCACGTTTTAATAAAGGTGAAGCCAATAAGATCTTTGAGGAACTGCGTGAAACTGGCTTTAAAATCGTGCTTAAAAATAATTCACCGGCTTGTATTCTACTGACTCCCGAAGCCTATGATCAGATGCTTGAAACGATTGAAAATTACCGTTTGTTTATAGAAGCAGAAAAACGTATGTCAAGTGCAACGGCGGAGGATTTTATCGCGGCTGACAAAGCTATGCAGGAGCTTGGCATTAATGATGCAGATTTAGAAGACACAGATGTGGAGCTTGAATAG
- a CDS encoding TolB family protein: MVPINRPEKTVTLTPEGYVDRDPAWSPEGDFIAVSRAESSQGISDRREEWPPSSIWLASPDGSGARQISNGEVPGCLDCNPWWVEGGKSLMWVRLQGENASIWQAGADGKDTVKVFEELDIPQDYYGTYKWDEVLA, from the coding sequence GTGGTGCCTATTAACCGTCCGGAAAAAACGGTAACACTCACCCCCGAAGGTTACGTCGACCGCGACCCGGCCTGGTCGCCGGAAGGTGATTTCATTGCGGTTAGCCGGGCGGAATCATCGCAAGGGATTAGTGACCGGCGCGAGGAGTGGCCGCCGTCTTCAATCTGGCTGGCCAGCCCGGATGGTTCCGGGGCGAGGCAGATCAGTAACGGAGAAGTCCCCGGCTGCTTAGACTGCAATCCCTGGTGGGTCGAAGGTGGCAAAAGCCTGATGTGGGTGCGGCTGCAGGGAGAAAATGCCTCGATCTGGCAGGCCGGGGCGGATGGAAAAGACACCGTAAAAGTATTTGAGGAACTGGATATCCCCCAGGACTATTACGGCACTTATAAATGGGACGAAGTATTGGCCTAG
- a CDS encoding RNA polymerase sigma factor — MGNKSEQYITSEMISRICSGDIAAYEEFVREQWAAAVRTCWLVLRNVYDAEEAAQNAFVNLYKSRGQLKDHNKFRIWFYQILLNAARQQWRRRPNTSFVPDMEILDPADKIDQTETRIAVREAMRSLGKQERIALVLCYFCDLTDREAAIVAGWCLGTYKWRLAKARRWLIRKLKDDGQALKEQFVKE, encoded by the coding sequence GTGGGTAATAAAAGTGAGCAATACATCACATCTGAAATGATATCGCGTATTTGCTCAGGAGATATCGCTGCTTATGAAGAATTTGTCCGGGAGCAGTGGGCGGCTGCCGTTCGCACCTGCTGGCTGGTTTTACGCAACGTATACGACGCGGAAGAAGCCGCGCAAAACGCTTTCGTCAATTTATACAAGTCTCGTGGTCAGCTAAAGGACCACAATAAGTTCCGCATATGGTTTTATCAGATTCTGCTGAACGCGGCTCGCCAACAGTGGCGCCGCCGGCCGAATACTTCATTCGTGCCTGATATGGAGATCCTAGACCCTGCGGATAAGATTGATCAGACAGAGACCAGGATTGCGGTACGAGAAGCCATGCGTAGTCTGGGCAAGCAGGAAAGAATCGCGCTGGTTTTATGTTACTTTTGCGATTTAACTGACAGAGAAGCAGCAATTGTGGCAGGTTGGTGTCTTGGCACATATAAGTGGCGACTAGCCAAGGCCCGTCGCTGGCTTATCAGAAAGCTTAAAGATGACGGTCAAGCTTTAAAAGAGCAATTTGTAAAGGAGTGA
- a CDS encoding DUF4179 domain-containing protein, with product MDELIKQRIQQDAGCCQVHSIPWDKIRERAFDDTIPAVPFRKNTMKCKIGYSIAAMVVIGGLLIMSGFISPVIAKALEQIPIVKSVFNFYGEKWGLQTAINEKFSTTVQNTATDKDISVTITDVLYDQGRIVIGYTVTTSRPNLYLKDTLPYSIPLPIAEMHFFINGKAIHDTMQGTAERIDNGNVWIVNIYHHGELPESFNLQIAIYQIGDQYGEWLFTVPVSRHYTDEATRTFLPMKTWMIGQTTVIVKQVQICPTDIVIYYQTIQPVGAQLWDDYLPDRVVDDTGHNSYFGPGFSSVESEEIEGNTEIREIRVVLAASLKSMPEYLIFVYPTQEMKVFLN from the coding sequence ATGGATGAGTTGATTAAACAGAGAATACAACAAGATGCCGGTTGCTGCCAGGTTCATTCCATTCCATGGGACAAAATTCGTGAGCGCGCTTTTGACGATACCATACCCGCCGTACCTTTTCGCAAGAACACAATGAAATGTAAAATCGGATACAGTATCGCTGCCATGGTCGTAATCGGCGGGCTTCTAATCATGTCCGGTTTTATTTCCCCGGTTATAGCCAAGGCGTTGGAGCAAATTCCTATAGTTAAATCAGTGTTTAATTTTTATGGGGAAAAATGGGGGCTGCAAACCGCAATCAATGAAAAGTTTAGTACAACAGTTCAAAACACAGCAACGGATAAAGATATTTCAGTAACTATTACAGATGTGTTATATGACCAGGGGAGAATTGTCATTGGCTATACAGTAACGACGTCCAGACCTAACCTGTATCTTAAAGATACTTTGCCTTATTCTATTCCGTTACCTATTGCAGAAATGCATTTTTTTATTAACGGCAAAGCCATCCATGATACGATGCAAGGAACAGCTGAAAGGATTGACAACGGTAATGTTTGGATCGTAAATATCTACCACCACGGGGAGCTCCCTGAGAGTTTTAACTTGCAGATTGCGATTTACCAAATCGGGGACCAATACGGAGAATGGTTGTTTACGGTTCCAGTGTCGAGGCACTACACTGATGAAGCTACCAGAACATTTTTACCAATGAAGACGTGGATGATTGGACAAACCACTGTTATAGTAAAACAAGTGCAAATCTGTCCGACGGATATTGTGATTTATTATCAGACGATACAGCCGGTAGGCGCTCAACTTTGGGATGACTACTTACCAGATCGTGTTGTCGATGATACAGGGCATAATAGTTATTTCGGTCCAGGTTTTTCTTCCGTGGAAAGCGAAGAGATTGAAGGAAACACGGAGATAAGGGAGATTCGGGTGGTGCTTGCTGCTTCTTTAAAAAGTATGCCCGAATATCTTATCTTTGTCTATCCGACCCAAGAAATGAAGGTCTTTTTAAACTAA
- a CDS encoding sigma-70 family RNA polymerase sigma factor, with translation MRLLTILDVSSEKSGVHDFDPEEARAIAWFLTGLHHEAIRLTKKYRQLNEHELLLLNGPTSQSTDPDKLTMIDVIPAAVDVPGEAEGMIFIQEALLLLTPQEQRVVQATILDGFTEREAAKELGISQPVVHRAKERALKKLRKYFLR, from the coding sequence GTGAGATTATTAACTATACTTGACGTTTCTTCTGAAAAATCTGGTGTTCATGATTTTGATCCGGAGGAAGCCCGGGCAATTGCCTGGTTTCTAACCGGCCTGCACCATGAAGCAATCAGATTAACTAAAAAGTACCGGCAACTGAATGAACACGAGCTTTTGCTCCTGAATGGTCCGACGTCTCAAAGCACTGATCCCGATAAGTTGACCATGATTGATGTCATTCCTGCTGCCGTAGATGTTCCCGGTGAAGCCGAGGGTATGATATTTATCCAGGAAGCCCTCTTGTTGTTAACGCCACAAGAGCAAAGAGTGGTGCAGGCAACGATTCTGGATGGATTTACCGAGCGAGAGGCAGCCAAGGAACTGGGGATATCACAGCCTGTGGTTCATCGCGCGAAAGAGCGTGCGTTGAAAAAGTTGCGGAAGTATTTTCTTAGATGA
- a CDS encoding helix-turn-helix domain-containing protein, giving the protein MKRKPKFHELVARAKSGDEKAFIQLVYRLNPAVKKYSRRSGHHVECYSDLVIWLMSAIHQYPA; this is encoded by the coding sequence TTGAAAAGAAAACCTAAGTTTCATGAGCTAGTTGCCCGGGCTAAAAGTGGTGATGAGAAGGCTTTTATTCAACTGGTTTATCGATTAAATCCGGCAGTTAAAAAATATAGCCGCAGGTCGGGTCATCATGTTGAATGTTATTCGGATCTGGTAATTTGGTTAATGAGCGCGATTCATCAATATCCGGCTTAA
- a CDS encoding type II toxin-antitoxin system Phd/YefM family antitoxin produces MLDNISISNIMNSLVPISRFNKGEANKIFEELRETGFKIVLKNNSPACILLTPEAYDQMLETIENYRLFIEAEKRMSSATAEDFIAADKAMQELGINDADLKDTDVELE; encoded by the coding sequence ATGCTTGATAATATTTCTATAAGTAATATTATGAATTCTCTTGTACCCATTTCACGTTTTAATAAAGGTGAAGCCAATAAGATCTTTGAGGAACTGCGTGAAACTGGCTTTAAAATCGTGCTTAAAAATAATTCACCGGCTTGTATTCTACTGACTCCCGAAGCCTATGATCAGATGCTTGAAACGATTGAAAATTACCGTTTGTTTATAGAAGCAGAAAAACGTATGTCAAGTGCAACGGCGGAGGATTTTATCGCGGCTGACAAAGCTATGCAGGAGCTTGGCATTAATGATGCAGATTTAAAAGACACAGACGTGGAGCTTGAATAG
- a CDS encoding type II toxin-antitoxin system RelE family toxin — translation MWTVEYLRDALKDIRQLDQAQRVQVIKAINKVSANPLPQAEGGYGKPLGNKGGTNLAGYCKIKLLKLGLRVVYKVVRENNIMKIIIVSARSDDEVYIIAQKRIEE, via the coding sequence GTGTGGACGGTAGAATATTTAAGAGATGCTTTGAAGGATATAAGGCAACTTGATCAAGCCCAGCGTGTGCAGGTCATCAAAGCCATTAACAAGGTGTCAGCTAATCCTCTACCACAGGCAGAAGGAGGTTATGGTAAGCCACTTGGCAATAAAGGCGGTACCAATTTAGCAGGCTACTGCAAAATTAAGCTTCTTAAACTAGGGCTTAGGGTGGTATACAAAGTAGTGCGGGAAAACAATATCATGAAAATCATTATAGTTTCTGCGAGATCGGATGATGAGGTTTATATTATTGCACAAAAACGTATAGAGGAGTGA
- a CDS encoding stalk domain-containing protein: MLFNLRRLLGSSYGLNNNIEYYYRVRAYNLYGDSDYSNEKSATTYSTAEVLIKLYIGQSTYYVNDQSKTMNTSPMIRENRTIHSSIRFCAII; this comes from the coding sequence GTGCTATTTAATCTTCGTCGTCTTCTGGGTAGTTCCTATGGATTGAACAACAACATCGAGTACTACTACCGGGTGCGGGCTTACAACTTATACGGGGATTCAGACTACTCCAATGAGAAAAGCGCCACCACATACAGTACAGCGGAAGTCTTGATTAAATTATACATTGGCCAGTCAACTTACTATGTAAATGATCAGTCAAAAACCATGAATACGTCTCCTATGATCAGAGAAAACCGGACGATTCACTCCTCTATACGTTTTTGTGCAATAATATAA